In Desulfofustis limnaeus, the genomic stretch AAGGCACCCCCGGTTTCACCTTCGGCAAAAAAGAGCGCAAGATGGGTATCCGTTCGTCACCCACCATGGAGTTGGTCTTCGACAATTGCCTGATCCCTGAGGACCAACTGCTGGGCAGCGAGGGAGAAGGGTTCCGGGTGGCCATGAAGACCCTGGACGGCGGTCGGATCGGTATTGCCGCCCAGGCCCTAGGCATCGCGCAGGGTGCGCTCGACCAAGCAGTCGCTTACGCCCGGGAACGGATGCAGTTCGGCAGCCCCATCGGAAGCTTTCAGGGAGTCCAGTTCCAACTGGCCGACATGGCCACCCAGACCGAAGCGGCACGGTTGCTCGTCTATCAGGCAGCCTATCGGGCTGGAGCCGGCCAATCCTATTCCCAGGCGTCGGCCATGGCCAAACTGATGGCCAGTGAAACGGCGATGAAAGTCACGACCCAGGCTGTCCAGATCTTCGGCGGCTATGGATATACCCGGGAATTCCCGGTGGAACGGATGATGCGTGATGCCAAAATCACCGAAATCTACGAGGGCACCAGTGAAATCCAGCGACTGGTCATCGGCAACACCCTGATCCGCGGCTAGCCGTATGACCGCTGTCCGCTCCTGCGAACTACCGGAGCTTCGGCCTCTACACCGTGGCATGGCGACGGATTTTACTTTTGTTCTGCAACTAATTTGACTAGGTTGATCGATAGTTGACTCAGCCCCGCTACCAGGGAACGTTCCAACTCATCCATTCAGCAAGAGACGCTATCGATGCTCAACACGGACATTAAAGAAGTCGCCACTCAGATCAAAAACAAGGAACTGGTCAAGGAGCGCCGGCGCCAGATCGTCGACGCCGCCGTACCGCTCTTTATCGAACGCGGTTACCACAAGACGACGACCCGGGCTCTGGCCCAGGCCACCGGCTTGTCGATCGGCTCGATGTACGAATACATCTCCACCAAGGACGATGTCCTCTACCTGGTCTGCATCGCCATTCACGCTGAGGTCGAGGAAGCGGTCAAACAGGCCCTGGGTCGAGAACTGGTGGGCAAAGCGGCTCTGGCCGAAGTGATCCGCGAGTATTTCCTGGTCTGCAACCGGATGAGCGATCACATCCTGCTCATGTATCAGGCCACCCACTTTCTGCCGCCCAAATGGCAGAAGAAAGTGCTGGAGGCGGAATTACGGATCACCGATATCTTCATCAAGGCCATGCGGAAGCTGAAAAGCAAGGGAATGCTTCCGGAACTGCGCGACGACACCATCAACCTGATGGGCCATAACATCTCCGTGCTGGGGCATACCTGGTCCTTCCGGCGGTGGTATTTCGCCAAAAACTTTACCATCGAGCAGTATATTGAACAGCAGACCGATTTCATCATGAGGTTCCTGGTCGAGAACCCGGACTGAAAACGCCGCCCCCTTTCCCCGATAGCCTTTCACCCTTTGGGAAAGATCGGCCGCATCGTCCTTTCGGCCGATCTTTCCTGATGCCTCTTCGCCTGCCGATAGAGCCGAAAACACGGTTTCTGCACCGAACAGTGGATGCCTGAGAGAGAACCAGTCGTCACAAAGGGAACATGACTATGAACGCACCGATAACCGTCTACAAACCTCACCATC encodes the following:
- a CDS encoding acyl-CoA dehydrogenase codes for the protein MIFELTEEQRLIRDTVRDFAVEEIAPTATIRDEEERFDRALMFDKLAELGLTGIIFPEEYSGGGADYLSYAIAVEELSRVCASTGVTLSAHISLCANPIFLFGTEEQKQRFLAPLASGEKLGAFGLTEPAAGSDAGSTRTTAVRQGDGWLLNGTKIFITNAGDAETYVVLARTDKEAKKHHGISAFIVEKGTPGFTFGKKERKMGIRSSPTMELVFDNCLIPEDQLLGSEGEGFRVAMKTLDGGRIGIAAQALGIAQGALDQAVAYARERMQFGSPIGSFQGVQFQLADMATQTEAARLLVYQAAYRAGAGQSYSQASAMAKLMASETAMKVTTQAVQIFGGYGYTREFPVERMMRDAKITEIYEGTSEIQRLVIGNTLIRG
- a CDS encoding TetR/AcrR family transcriptional regulator; the protein is MLNTDIKEVATQIKNKELVKERRRQIVDAAVPLFIERGYHKTTTRALAQATGLSIGSMYEYISTKDDVLYLVCIAIHAEVEEAVKQALGRELVGKAALAEVIREYFLVCNRMSDHILLMYQATHFLPPKWQKKVLEAELRITDIFIKAMRKLKSKGMLPELRDDTINLMGHNISVLGHTWSFRRWYFAKNFTIEQYIEQQTDFIMRFLVENPD